One part of the Eucalyptus grandis isolate ANBG69807.140 chromosome 10, ASM1654582v1, whole genome shotgun sequence genome encodes these proteins:
- the LOC104429039 gene encoding tropinone reductase homolog At1g07440, with translation MAPSIDPSHNDPSTLILKEPAFGACQVDFRVVPYLCSPWTKKEGVFDRFHLISTQITYRIRHVVVEELATLRATVYTCSRNEAEINECLKDWKSKSVQVAGSACNKWILINDIRTNTLKSTMDYTTENFPFLVTTNFELAYHLSQLGHPLLKASGAGRAMNRLTKNLACEWAKENIRSNYFALRTEPLFNNEKFHKEVIARTPIGRTGEPMKVPSLVGFLSMPVASYIMGQTICVDEDSP, from the exons ATGGCTCCTTCCATCGATCCCTCGCACAATGACCCATCTACATTAATCTTGAAGGAACCGGCTTTTGGAGCTTGCCAG GTTGATTTCCGAGTAGTTCCATACCTTTGCAGCCCATGGACAAAGAAGGAGGGTGTGTTCGATCGATTCCACCTTATCTCAACACAGATCACATACCGGATCAG GCATGTCGTTGTGGAGGAACTAGCGACGCTTAGAGCCACCGTGTATACCTGCTCCAGAAATGAAGCCGAAATCAATGAATGCTTGAAAGATTGGAAGAGCAAGAGTGTTCAGGTCGCAGGATCGGCTTGCAACAAGTGGATCCTT ATAAATGACATTAGGACCAACACTCTGAAGTCGACCATGGATTACACAACAGAAAATTTTCCCTTCCTCGTGACAACTAATTTCGAACTGGCTTACCATCTAAGCCAGCTCGGACATCCCCTTCTCAAGGCCTCAGGAGCTGGAA GAGCAATGAACCGGTTGACCAAGAATTTGGCATGTGAATGGGCTAAGGAAAACATAAGAAGCAACTATTTTGCACTACGAACCGAGCCA CTATTTAATAACGAGAAGTTCCACAAGGAAGTGATAGCAAGGACACCGATCGGTCGCACCGGAGAACCGATGAAAGTGCCGTCGTTGGTGGGATTCTTGTCCATGCCGGTAGCCTCTTACATAATGGGGCAAACCATTTGTGTTGATGAGGATTCGCCGTGA